The following DNA comes from Halobacillus litoralis.
TAAATCAATCCCTGTTTTCTGATCTAAATGAAAGTCAGTCAAATATTCGCGCAGCTTTGTTGGACCAAGTACTTCATAAGCGAGTTTAGAAGAAGCTACATTCGAAGAACGCCTGAAACCTTCATCATAGGTAATCATGTCCCAGCCCTTACCATTGTTATGGTCACCAATTGTCGGCGAGTTTTCCGTTACCTTGTAGGTGCCTGACTCATATAAGTCACTCCCGTTGTAAACCCCTTCTTCAATCGCACTTGCCCATGTGAACATCTTCATGGTTGAGCCCGGTTCAAATGGATAGGAAACGATGTCATTGTACCAGTTCTCTACATTTCCGATATCATTCGGGTTATAACTCGGACGGTTACTCATGGCAAGCACTTCACCGGTCTCAGGATCCATCACAGCTGCCATGATCTTTTCAGGGTTATATTGCTTGTGGACCTGTGACATGGCATCTTCTAAAAATGTCTGGATTTTTTGATCGATGGTCAAGTAGACATCATCGCCATCATCTGGTTCTGTCATCACTTCATTGGGGTCTAACAGCTTTGTGCCATATTTATCGCGCTCATAGCTGATTTTCCCTTTTTCTTCTTTTAAATACTTCTCCATTTGCTTCTCTATTCCCGTCACTCCGGAAATGTTACCATCTGTCGTCCGCGCAAAACCTATCAGGTGAGAAGCGAACAACCCGTTCGGATAGTACCTTTTCGATTCCTGCTTGAATTGGATTCCGTTCAGTTCCAAGTCTTTAATCTCTTCCATTTTCTCCTGGGAAATTTCTCGTCCATTTGGACCGAACTCGACCTGGAAGCGTTCATTTTCCTGCCCTTGTTCAATCTTACTCTCAATTTCATTCGCTTTCATATCTAAGAAAGGAGCCAACTTGGACGCTGTTTCATCTGGATCCGTCACATGCTTGGGCTCCTTCAGGTTCTCGGAATAGTTTGAATCCACAATGGCATACAGACGGTACGTTGGCCGATCATAGGCCAGGACCATGCCGTTCTTATCAAAAATCTTCCCTCGATTTGCATCGATTTCATAGGAGCTTGTCCGTATATCCTCCGCCCATTCTTGTAAATCGACACCTTCTATAGTCGCAGCCGTTTCAATATACAGAAAACGACCGCCGATGATGAGAAATATCACCGAAAATATAAGAATCAGAAAGGCTGCACTACGGTGCGTGTTTCGTTTATTCATTTCGCATCACCAATTATTAGTCATTATTGATTGTGCCTGCTTGTTTCACTTGTGCATTTTGAATGTCCAGTCCGTTTTCTTTCGCAATACTCAATATCCGGTCTGGATTGCTTAATTCTTTCACCTGATAAGCCAGGTTTTCATTTTGTGACTGCTGTTGTGAAATATCTTGTTCTAAACTGCGGATATCACGGTTAAGTGAATCTGTCGATGAAGAAAATTGCACGAAAAAAACGGAGGCTGCCAGAACACCGGCAGTTGTGATTGAATATAAGAACTTCTCGCCAGTACTGATCCATTTCTTTTTTTTATGTACCTTTACTTTCACCTGTTTCTGTTTGTCAGGCTGATGTAAAGGCTGTTGTTTTCTTATTTGCTCTGCGCTCATGTTTGCTTCCACCCTTCATTGAATTCGAATTCTTCATTCCAAGGCTTGACCTTCTCGATAATTCTTAATTTCGCTGAGCGTGAACGTCGGTTTTCCTCAAGTTCTTCCTCTTCGGCCACGATAGGCTTTCGGCTTACCAGTCGAAATGGCGGCTGTTTATCTTCTGGAATCATCGGTATGTTCTTCGGTAATGGAGGGTTCGAACTCCACTTCTTGAACGCTTGCTTACAAAGACGGTCTTCTAGAGAATGGAAGGTGATGACTGCGATTCTCCCACCCACACCAACTACTTCAGCCGCTTGATGAAGACTATCCTGGAAGGCACCCAGCTCATCATTGACAGCAATACGTATCGCTTGAAAAATCCGTTTGGCCGGGTGGCCTCCCTTCCTTCTTGCTGGTGCCGGAATGCCATCCTTTATTAATTCCACCAGCTCCCCCGTCGTCTCAATCGTCTTCGTTTCCCGTGCGGCTTCAATTTTCCTCGCGATCTGTTTAGAAAACTTCTCTTCGCCATACTTGAAGAAGATTCGGACGAGGTCCTCATAGGCCCACTCATTCACCACTTCTTTTGCACTCAGTTCTTCCGCCTGGTTCATACGCATATCCAAAGGAGCATCCTGATGATAGCTGAACCCGCGTTCTTCTACGTCTAACTGCGGACTTGAAACACCTAAGTCATAGATGATCCCATCCACTTCCGTAAACCCTAATTCCTCTAATTTCTCTTCCAACTGCCGGAAATTAGCGTGGACGAATGTGACACGATCTCCATATTCTCGCAAACGCTCTTTTGCTGCTTGGAGAGCGGTTTCATCCTGATCAAATGATAGAAGGTGACCTTTGTCGGACAAATGAGAAGCAATAGCTTCTGAATGGCCTCCGCCACCTAACGTACAATCGACATAAACGCCATCCGGGTCTACATTCAAATGTTGTATGGTTTCGCTTTTAAGTACACTATAATGTTCAAACATGATTTCACTCGTTTCTGATGGTCAGATATCAAAATCTAACATATTCTCTGCAATTTCTGAGAAGGACTCTTCCGATGCCTCGAAGTAACTTTCCCATTCATCATGACTCCAAAACTCAATCCGGTTCGATACGCCAATGACGACACATTCCTTATCTAATGAAGCATATTTTCGCAGTGGTGGTGGGATGTTGATTCTTCCTTGCTTGTCCACTTCACACTCTACTGCACCAGAAAAGAAAAAACGGGTGAAAGCACGGGCATCTTTCTTAGTAAGGGGGAGTTTCTTCAATTTCTCTTCAAGCAATTTCCATTCATCCATAGGATAAGCAAACAAGCATTGATCTAAACCTCGCGTCAGTACGAAGCTGTCCCCGAGGTCCGGTCGGAATTTCGATGGAACGATGATCCGGCCTTTCGTATCAATGTTGTGTTGAAATTCACCCATGAACATAGTGTTTCCCCACCTTCTGATTTCACCTTACCACATCGCCCCACTTTTCTCCACATACTTTTTATTCATTCTCCCTGCACAAAAAAAATCCTGCCCAAAAGGGCAAGATTTTCAAGGTTTTTCATGATTTTTTCAAGGTGGTGGGAGGTGGGGGACTTCACCTACAAATATACGACATAATGGTCGTGTTCAAAGCTCAAATCATGTCTGTTCATCTGTTGGAATAAGCCTTTTCCATATTGGTTGATCCATGGGACGATTCCCCACACCCGCTCTTGAAGTCCATTCAATGGATGGAGGGTCAATTCTATATCATCAAAAAGGTCCATTTCGTATTGATGACGTTCTTCCAATGATTGGTTAAGACGTTTCTCCATAAAATCGATGTTTTCAAGCAAATATTGAAGGTTTTTATCTGCCAGCTGTTCAAGGTCTGCTCCGAAGTCAGCGGATTTTTCTCTTATAGGGGCATGAACACGTGCAATTTCATGCTTCACCTGTCGACTGAGCTGCTCAATAGGCGGATAACTCATCGACGCCACCCACTTCAACTTCTGTTCTGCCACGCCATGACGAATGGCCTGATTTGCCTCGATCTGGAACTTTTCTAAACTCTGTTCCGTCTTTCTGTCTACCAAAGTGAAAGATATTCGTGGCAGAACAGGCGGCATACGCAGGTCTGCCGCGTCAAACGCAGGCTTGAGCGCAGACCAGTAATTGATTTCCCCCGGCCCTCCGATAAATGCAAGCACAGGGAAAAGCGCCTCCTGCATGAGCGGGCGAGTGACGACGTTGTTGCTCAATTGCTCTGGTGATTCCTCTGCCACCTGCAGCAATTCTTCCTTCGTGAAAGCCACTTCGTTATGTTTCCCGCGGAAATCCCCCTCCTCATCTCTCGTAAGAAGAATGCGTTCAATACCACGGTGGTAAAACAGATGGGCATCTTCCATCTCGCTATCCAAGAGGGTTTCGTACCCTTGCTGTCTATTTTTCTGCAAGGCGGCATAAACCCCTTGAGCCATTTTCTCATTCTGATTGATCATCGTTTTGAAATATGGGGATTCGATTGCTCTCACTGACGGGTCATGAGCATCAACGATCACTAGACCTTCGTCTGGGAAAAGCGCATAAACGAGTTTTGCGAAAAAGTCGCTGTAGGTTTCTGATTGAGTCAACAATCTTTGAACCTCAAGATAAAAATCCTGCGTGTATTCTGTTTCATTTACAGCCAGAAAAACATCTCTCAACCATTGAGGTGCTTTCTCCTGATCGATGGCAATGTCTGATACCGAAGCTTTCGTTTCCGGGATATGATCGATGGTCATCTTCTTCATCCGGCCTTCATTTTTCATCATCACATGGTTGATTTCATCAAAGTCATGGTCTTCCCCCGCCAGCCAAAAAACTGGGATGACAGGTTTACCCAGAGCTTTCTCTTTTTGCTTTGCAAGCTGAAGGACAGATATGATTTTATGAACTGAATACAAGGGACCTGTCAGTAAACCTGCCTGCTGACCGGCGATCACCACAACACTGTCTTCATCTCTCAGCTTCCCGATATTCTCCAGTGATTGTTCCGGTGCTTGCCAGCGAACATTCATCTCGTGCAAAACGTCAGCCAGCCCCTCCCTTGGATACGTTTGATTCTTCAAGTGGGATAAGCGTTCTTCCCACGTCCCCGCTTCATATGGGGAGTATGCAAACCTATCAGAAACAGCTTGGTAATTATATTTATAATCGTAAAACATGGATTGCTTCGAAGTTAATTGAATCGGATCGATACGCATCTTTATACGGCTCCTTTATCGGCAAAAGTTACATCAGTACTATGTATCTTCTTGTATTGTACAAAAAACGAACCAAGAGTTCACATTATCTGTTTGATAGTAAAAGGAAGCCCCCCTCGGTTCGGTCTGAGACGCTAATGCAATCCTGGAGGGAAAAGGACATTCCGCCACCTCCACAGGAAGGGGAAACAGACTGTAAGGAAGCAGTCTGAACTCCCGGGCGAATGCTTATCAGCAGAACCCGATAAAAGGAGAGAGAAGTTTTGCAGTGCTTATTCGTGAACAAGGAAACATAATCTCCCCCCTTCTATTTAGCTGC
Coding sequences within:
- the ftsL gene encoding cell division protein FtsL; translation: MSAEQIRKQQPLHQPDKQKQVKVKVHKKKKWISTGEKFLYSITTAGVLAASVFFVQFSSSTDSLNRDIRSLEQDISQQQSQNENLAYQVKELSNPDRILSIAKENGLDIQNAQVKQAGTINND
- the rsmH gene encoding 16S rRNA (cytosine(1402)-N(4))-methyltransferase RsmH; this translates as MFEHYSVLKSETIQHLNVDPDGVYVDCTLGGGGHSEAIASHLSDKGHLLSFDQDETALQAAKERLREYGDRVTFVHANFRQLEEKLEELGFTEVDGIIYDLGVSSPQLDVEERGFSYHQDAPLDMRMNQAEELSAKEVVNEWAYEDLVRIFFKYGEEKFSKQIARKIEAARETKTIETTGELVELIKDGIPAPARRKGGHPAKRIFQAIRIAVNDELGAFQDSLHQAAEVVGVGGRIAVITFHSLEDRLCKQAFKKWSSNPPLPKNIPMIPEDKQPPFRLVSRKPIVAEEEELEENRRSRSAKLRIIEKVKPWNEEFEFNEGWKQT
- the bshC gene encoding bacillithiol biosynthesis cysteine-adding enzyme BshC, which gives rise to MRIDPIQLTSKQSMFYDYKYNYQAVSDRFAYSPYEAGTWEERLSHLKNQTYPREGLADVLHEMNVRWQAPEQSLENIGKLRDEDSVVVIAGQQAGLLTGPLYSVHKIISVLQLAKQKEKALGKPVIPVFWLAGEDHDFDEINHVMMKNEGRMKKMTIDHIPETKASVSDIAIDQEKAPQWLRDVFLAVNETEYTQDFYLEVQRLLTQSETYSDFFAKLVYALFPDEGLVIVDAHDPSVRAIESPYFKTMINQNEKMAQGVYAALQKNRQQGYETLLDSEMEDAHLFYHRGIERILLTRDEEGDFRGKHNEVAFTKEELLQVAEESPEQLSNNVVTRPLMQEALFPVLAFIGGPGEINYWSALKPAFDAADLRMPPVLPRISFTLVDRKTEQSLEKFQIEANQAIRHGVAEQKLKWVASMSYPPIEQLSRQVKHEIARVHAPIREKSADFGADLEQLADKNLQYLLENIDFMEKRLNQSLEERHQYEMDLFDDIELTLHPLNGLQERVWGIVPWINQYGKGLFQQMNRHDLSFEHDHYVVYL
- the mraZ gene encoding division/cell wall cluster transcriptional repressor MraZ, producing MFMGEFQHNIDTKGRIIVPSKFRPDLGDSFVLTRGLDQCLFAYPMDEWKLLEEKLKKLPLTKKDARAFTRFFFSGAVECEVDKQGRINIPPPLRKYASLDKECVVIGVSNRIEFWSHDEWESYFEASEESFSEIAENMLDFDI
- a CDS encoding penicillin-binding protein, coding for MNKRNTHRSAAFLILIFSVIFLIIGGRFLYIETAATIEGVDLQEWAEDIRTSSYEIDANRGKIFDKNGMVLAYDRPTYRLYAIVDSNYSENLKEPKHVTDPDETASKLAPFLDMKANEIESKIEQGQENERFQVEFGPNGREISQEKMEEIKDLELNGIQFKQESKRYYPNGLFASHLIGFARTTDGNISGVTGIEKQMEKYLKEEKGKISYERDKYGTKLLDPNEVMTEPDDGDDVYLTIDQKIQTFLEDAMSQVHKQYNPEKIMAAVMDPETGEVLAMSNRPSYNPNDIGNVENWYNDIVSYPFEPGSTMKMFTWASAIEEGVYNGSDLYESGTYKVTENSPTIGDHNNGKGWDMITYDEGFRRSSNVASSKLAYEVLGPTKLREYLTDFHLDQKTGIDLPNEQIGQFVFDKPIEQITTSFGQGSTFTAMQLMTAATSIANDGKMMRPYMLSKITSSDTGKVLKESEPEKIGEPISADTAEKMRDLLGSVVTSEDGTGQSFKLDDYSLAGKTGTAQISENGNYLNGRDNYVFSFMGMAPKEDPELLMYVAVQQPELEATELGSEPVSYIVRTVMENSLHYLNIQPDKEVDESFSPISLPDVSNQSAKEAEKKLKETFQNVEVIGDGNEVSAVLPAPGTKVVENQRILLVTDQPTMPDLTGYSVRDVHRLAKHFNLNIETMGNGYVQKQSIPAGSKIKEDGYLVVELSPPQSE